In Phalacrocorax carbo chromosome 1, bPhaCar2.1, whole genome shotgun sequence, the genomic stretch AGCTTGGAAACAAAGATACCAAAGTTCTTGCAGGTTTCATGAAAGTGGGGAGATGATGGAGTAGGGAGAGCTTCATCTGATCCCTTCAAGGGAAATCCTTTGCTGTGATCACGACCATTGGCTTGCTTTATACACACAGCACTAACCACAAAAATTGTATCTGTTCTTGAGCTTGTAGTTGGAGAGATTTGGGGATGGAGCTACAGATACTGTAGTAGGAAGAGAGTATATTTGCACAAAAGGAGCAAATCCGTCAAAACCATGCATCATTTATTCCACTGCTCATAGAAGACAATATTTTTTGGTGTTTTCCAGAAGAAGACAAAATCTGTCATACTTTTCCTTGCTTTATCAAAATCAGTTGACTAGGATACTTTCAAATCAATAGCTAAAGTGAGGGGCAGATACTGGACAAATACAACTAACTTTGGACTGCCAAAATCTGAACACTTCCTCAGAAGAGGCTATCTGGGCATATTAATTTCTCTGTGTATCTGCTGGTGAGACAAAAATTCTAGGTTGAACTGGTGAGTTTTGCTGATGTTTTTACACACAgcatattttcagcaaaattacATTAGCATAGCAACGTAGCTGTCCTGCTAGTGTAACGTTTCTGAAGTCAGGGCCCAGCAAGCATAGAGAATTTGGAGTGCATCGTAGTATGCTGAGTGTGCAGTTGTATGAATGTTTGCAATTCTTTGTTTCTCTCAGATTCTGATGTTCTTGGAGAAAGCTCAAATGGTGACTCTTTGCTTGAATGGCTGAACACATTTCGTCGCACAGGAAATGCAACTCGCAGTGGACAGAGTGGGAACCAAACCTGGAGAGCTGTGAGTCGAACAAATCCCAACAGTGGCGAGTTTCGGTTTAGTCTTGAAATCAACATAAATCATGAGCATAACAGTTTTGAAACTGCAGGCGAGGAGTATGTGGGTATAGATAGTAGCAGAATGTATTTAGAAAGAAGACATCAAAGAGCTGTCAGTCCAGTAACTCCACGAACGAGGAGCAGAACTGCAAGAGAGGCAAACAGTGAGGCTTCAAGCACTGCAAGGACCAGGTCTGTAAGAAGTTCTGTGGCACAAAGCTCTGAAGCAGCCTCTAATCCGGTCTCAGGGAGGCTCAGGAGTAGAACGAGGGAGCTGACGGGCCTTTCCCGAACGAATACTACACGTAATAATTCTGCGGGTACTGGAGAACAAAGAGAAATGCCAGGAAGAGGTACTTCTACAGGAGTCACAAGAGGTAGAACTAGAACTAGTGTTCGGACGAGTACAAACCAAAGACTAGAAATTCTGCGGCTGAGATCTACTTTAAGTAGTCGAAGCCGCTCTCCGCTGCAAAGGCAAGGCGATACTGCTCATTCTGAGGAACATGGGCAGAGGCAGGATAGAAATGCACAGCAAGTCACCAGAAGCAGGAGACAAACAGCTCAGCCTTCTCCACAGCCTGCCGAAGAGCAAGGAAGAGGTAATGCTCGGACTCCTCAGCTTTCCAGCTATTCCCCGTCCTTGGGAATAACTTTGGAAGAGGAGGAATCTAGTAGGCCAGTAGCTGCTGTTAGAAGGCATCCAACAATTACATTAGATCTTCAGGTGAGAAGAATTCGTCCTGGAGAAAACAGAGATCGGGACAGTATTGCCAGTAGAACTCGTTCTAGAGTAGGAATGGCAGAGAACACAGTTACCTTTGAAAGTGACAGTGGGGGATTTCGGCGTACAATATCACGATCAGAACGTGCGGGTATTCGAACCTACGTTAGCACTATACGAATACCTCTTCGTCGGATTTCAGAAACGGGGCTTGGTGAACCTTCATCAGTGGCTCTTCGATCAATCCTTAGACAAATTATGACGGGCTTTGGAGAATTGAGTTCTTTAATGGAAACTGAATCAAACTCAGAAGTGCAAAGAGGTGGTCATCGCTTACCGGATGTACAGTCAGAGCAGAATAACTTGAGTTCAGCCAACAACAGCAGTGATCTGAGTGAGGTTTCATCTAGAAACAGGCATGCACTAGAAGGCAGCAGGGAAACAAATGGACAAAGCGACCATAGTCAACGCTATGGTCACAGTAATGAAAACCAAGATAACAGGCAGTCTCAAGATGCTAACAACCTTGTGGAAAATGGAACGCTGCCCATACTTCGACTTGCCCACTTCTTCCTGCTGAACGAAGATGAGGATGACGATCGTTTGAGAGGTTTAACCAAAGAGCAGATTGACAATCTTTCTACACGAAACTATGGGGATATTCACACTGAAAACGAAATAAGTAAAACGTGTAGTGTTTGCATTAATGAATACGTAACAGGGAATAAGCTAAGGCAGTTACCTTGTATGCATGAGTTTCATATTCATTGTATCGATCGCTGGCTTTCTGAAAACTCCACTTGCCCAATTTGTCGGCAGCCTGTATTGGGGTCTAATGCCACAGACAATGGCTAGCATTATTTATACTGTGCAGTACTCAAGGATTTGCTTCTGCTCTGTTTATGAGGAGCCAGATGGAATGAATTGACTTGCATAGGGGTTCATTTGTGTGGGAAGTTTtgttaaatttctttaaaaatactaggAAACTTGTCTAAATCTAGCAAtgtaaatactatttttctCCAAGTTCAGATCTAGGAGTACACATAGAACCAAACAATATTGGtaaagtttatatttttttaggtAATTTTGTTATGCTAAGCACTTttgtaaatacagaaatgcaatAGTTAATCAGTCCTGCTTAATgtatgtttttttaacagtgtAATGGACTCACTTTATTTAGATTACAAATTGTTTCACACAGACCCACCACTGTGTTGAAAAATTAGTGTCTAAATAGCCATTCATTAGCTTTTTGTTCTAAGAACAATTTCTTTTACAGAGAGTATCTTGCTGGACGTTTGCTAAAGATATTTAAGTTACTTGAAGTGCTCATTTTAATagacagtatattttttttaacattgaaaTATCCTTTCCAAAAACTTGCCAATTTggttctatttaaaaaaaaaaagttatgccAATTTTTGCATGTGGTTTTACACAATGCTTAACGCTGATGAGTTCATATTCAAAAGTGGATGGGTTAGTGACATTATAAATGTACATAATTAAATGCTATCTTCGACAATCGCTGTCTTTTCAATGCAGGCAGCAATCAAATCCATAATAATTCCAAGAGGGCGTGTCTTACTGAACATGATATTTGCTCAAAGAATACATGAGCACTGAGGAAGCCTTTTTACTCTTCCAAATTACTCAATTGATATTCATGGGATTTTAACTGCCTTAGTTTAAAGAGGGAGATAATTCCTTGACCATTATATTGTCTACCATATGCATGATTTGTGCATCCTACTCcgaaaaaaaaaggcttgaagTGGTTTTGTACAGAAATTTAAGGTACACGTATAATATTAGTCCTCTTAAAACATGTCTGAGGACCAAATGGCAAAAGACActaaaaaggacaaaataaacTTCCCTTAAAGTCCCCAGGTTACTGTATAATTAGATATTAAACTTTATACCAATAacttataaagaaataaagttgcAAACTAAATAACTGAGGCTTTGTGTGAATTACTGTTGAGCCATATCCTGTAGATCATAAGAAGATTTAGTGTTCTTGATGCTCAGTCTTagttttctctttattctttcCCTGGTTTTCCCCAGCTGTGTACTGTGTTTCCACCATGCGTGTATTAGCAGTTACAGTAGATAAAAATGCAAGGCAAAGCACTCTTGGGGCTTCTGGAAGTAAGCTGAGCCTTACAAAGCTCATCTGAGTGATGTGCATTTCAATCCTTAGAGAAAGGCAGAATTGTGCAATATTCTTATGTGTGTATATTCTGAGCAGTAGAAAGAGAACCTGAAGTGAAGAAGTCCGACTGGCTTACTCTGCATACACAAGGCCTTGACAAATGTACTTCTGTGCCAGGTGCTTCAGTTAAAACATCTGCTCGTGACATCCTTGAAGGGAAACTATAAAATCCTGTGTTGAGCTGTTGGATGTCTGCTTCAgttttgcaagtgaaaaaaCTTGTATCAAAAGTTCCACAAAAGtgcttctttttattcctaaaaGTAGTTCTGAGAGAGTCTCTTACGAGATTTAGCTGAGTTTAAGGATATGATTAAGATCTCTTCTGATGTGACTTGGACTGCTAATTATTGCAAACACTGTTGACACCTCTCCTGAGTGCTGCCTCAGCCACATTAAAAAGTGAGGAGATTCAGACGTAATTATTGGAGCTAGCTTATTTgttacacttctttttttcctgttacttcTGTTAGCTTCTGATATTGATAGTATCTAAATGAATGGGTGCCTTCTGCTGCTTCCTTGTCTCCTTGTGGTTTTCCTTTAGAGTTGAAAGCTGCTTGACTCAAGTGCCACATTTGTGGAAACATGCCTTTGGCTCACCATTGCCTTGCTGGCTGGTTTGTTGGgagttttttgggggtttgtttgtttgttttgggttttgttgtttttggttttgggtgtttggggttttttttacacaaCTGAGGAGTCCTATTTGATCTCTTTTTATATAGAAGTTATTCTTTTGTAACTATTCTTGTTGTTCTTTTGAAGTGGGAGAACTGGTTCTCATGGAGAATTGAAGATGTGGATGCACTAGGCGTTATATGGTGATATAACTGTTTTTCCTGTCTGTGATCTTCCATATAATTCCTAATATTATGGTTTTGCCTTTGCTGTTCAACACTGAGCTGATATCTTAACTCTTTCTGCAAAAAGAGTTCACGTTCACTTTTGTGAATGTTAAttgcatgggtttttttgtgctatagtgtgtacattttttttcctcttggattTTATTCTATGTTGCGCCGCTCGAATTTTCTCTACTCTTCTATCCTCCTGGGCACCCTGCCTCCTGTGACTTGTCTTTGCTTCTAATACCCCAATAATTCTGTGCTATTTGCAGATTTTATCAtttgttgtttatttcttttcctgatcCTTTATGTCACGTAGCACAGGTATTTCTCTAGCAACGCCTTCTAAATCAAAGTTTAACTATTTCTAGCTATTTAATCAGTCAAATtgtgaagttttttttaataaaaggagaCTAGAGATAAATACGAAGAATTTCAGAAGATAAATATGGTAATTGTCCTTAAGCTGATACTTGTGGAGGAGAACTTGAAATCCACTGACAGAATTAAGCTTGTTTGTTAGTTATTAATTCCCTTTAGTTATTGCTGAATTCCATCTTATTAGGTGAGCTAATAACAtgttttatcctttcttttGCCTGTAAAAGGGCTGAGGAGAAGAAGAATACTTGCTTACTCATACACTTTGTGTAAAGGTGTGGTAGCCTTTGCCTATCCTCCTTCGCAGGACAGCTTTATGATGGTACCACAtgccattaaaaga encodes the following:
- the RNF6 gene encoding E3 ubiquitin-protein ligase RNF6 isoform X1, yielding MSQVEDGLLQSSSCGCQESTLGEPGIIIMDRSRHRAGNGNEQASSREHSHGEDERQRQLERLSREEAYYQFINELNEEDYRLMRDRNLLGTPGEITAEELQQRLEGAKERLASQTDLDNREGEGRTVGDSDVLGESSNGDSLLEWLNTFRRTGNATRSGQSGNQTWRAVSRTNPNSGEFRFSLEININHEHNSFETAGEEYVGIDSSRMYLERRHQRAVSPVTPRTRSRTAREANSEASSTARTRSVRSSVAQSSEAASNPVSGRLRSRTRELTGLSRTNTTRNNSAGTGEQREMPGRGTSTGVTRGRTRTSVRTSTNQRLEILRLRSTLSSRSRSPLQRQGDTAHSEEHGQRQDRNAQQVTRSRRQTAQPSPQPAEEQGRGNARTPQLSSYSPSLGITLEEEESSRPVAAVRRHPTITLDLQVRRIRPGENRDRDSIASRTRSRVGMAENTVTFESDSGGFRRTISRSERAGIRTYVSTIRIPLRRISETGLGEPSSVALRSILRQIMTGFGELSSLMETESNSEVQRGGHRLPDVQSEQNNLSSANNSSDLSEVSSRNRHALEGSRETNGQSDHSQRYGHSNENQDNRQSQDANNLVENGTLPILRLAHFFLLNEDEDDDRLRGLTKEQIDNLSTRNYGDIHTENEISKTCSVCINEYVTGNKLRQLPCMHEFHIHCIDRWLSENSTCPICRQPVLGSNATDNG
- the RNF6 gene encoding E3 ubiquitin-protein ligase RNF6 isoform X2, yielding MDRSRHRAGNGNEQASSREHSHGEDERQRQLERLSREEAYYQFINELNEEDYRLMRDRNLLGTPGEITAEELQQRLEGAKERLASQTDLDNREGEGRTVGDSDVLGESSNGDSLLEWLNTFRRTGNATRSGQSGNQTWRAVSRTNPNSGEFRFSLEININHEHNSFETAGEEYVGIDSSRMYLERRHQRAVSPVTPRTRSRTAREANSEASSTARTRSVRSSVAQSSEAASNPVSGRLRSRTRELTGLSRTNTTRNNSAGTGEQREMPGRGTSTGVTRGRTRTSVRTSTNQRLEILRLRSTLSSRSRSPLQRQGDTAHSEEHGQRQDRNAQQVTRSRRQTAQPSPQPAEEQGRGNARTPQLSSYSPSLGITLEEEESSRPVAAVRRHPTITLDLQVRRIRPGENRDRDSIASRTRSRVGMAENTVTFESDSGGFRRTISRSERAGIRTYVSTIRIPLRRISETGLGEPSSVALRSILRQIMTGFGELSSLMETESNSEVQRGGHRLPDVQSEQNNLSSANNSSDLSEVSSRNRHALEGSRETNGQSDHSQRYGHSNENQDNRQSQDANNLVENGTLPILRLAHFFLLNEDEDDDRLRGLTKEQIDNLSTRNYGDIHTENEISKTCSVCINEYVTGNKLRQLPCMHEFHIHCIDRWLSENSTCPICRQPVLGSNATDNG